From a single Gimesia fumaroli genomic region:
- a CDS encoding aldose 1-epimerase: MTSLKITDPETGSFAHILPELGFNCYQFQAMVDGQCIDVIDSLPEFEQGKQRPSSSGIPILFPFPNRIANAQYKWEGVTYELPPEKTYHDKTGNAIHGFCLDLPWRVIAQEESFAIAQFQLSIDGKHRLKYWPGDIFIEVKYEVKGATLRADIRVGNPGTTTVPWGLGTHPYFKAPLSAESNRKHCLVEAPASEEWVLEECLPTGVKKTIGEAHDLREGAWLDQLNLDHVLSGMPEETDQYESLIMDEQAGLVLTQDYDSLFSELVVFTPDNRDCVCLEPYTCVTNAINLTRQEAETGLRVLPPGSEIKTWIEIRAGKVIV, encoded by the coding sequence ATGACGTCTCTTAAAATTACCGATCCGGAAACAGGCTCGTTCGCACACATTTTACCGGAGCTCGGCTTTAACTGTTATCAGTTTCAGGCCATGGTAGATGGTCAATGTATCGACGTGATCGACTCGCTCCCGGAATTTGAACAAGGCAAGCAACGCCCCAGCAGCAGTGGCATCCCCATTTTATTCCCCTTTCCCAACCGAATTGCAAACGCACAGTATAAATGGGAAGGAGTCACCTATGAACTGCCTCCCGAAAAAACGTATCATGATAAAACAGGAAATGCGATTCATGGGTTTTGCCTGGATCTTCCCTGGCGTGTGATCGCACAGGAAGAATCGTTTGCGATTGCCCAGTTTCAACTGAGCATTGATGGAAAACACCGTTTGAAATACTGGCCCGGTGATATTTTTATCGAAGTCAAATATGAAGTCAAAGGAGCCACACTGCGGGCTGACATTCGAGTTGGAAATCCGGGCACGACTACTGTTCCCTGGGGACTGGGAACACACCCCTATTTCAAAGCACCGCTGTCTGCAGAGAGCAATCGGAAGCACTGCCTGGTGGAGGCACCGGCATCAGAAGAGTGGGTACTGGAAGAGTGTCTGCCTACCGGCGTTAAAAAAACGATCGGGGAAGCGCATGATCTACGAGAAGGAGCCTGGCTCGATCAACTGAATCTGGATCACGTCTTAAGTGGGATGCCCGAAGAGACCGATCAATATGAAAGCCTGATCATGGATGAGCAAGCAGGACTGGTGCTAACTCAGGATTACGATTCTCTGTTCTCAGAACTGGTTGTCTTTACGCCAGACAACCGGGATTGTGTCTGCCTGGAACCGTATACCTGCGTTACAAATGCCATCAATCTGACCAGACAGGAAGCCGAAACAGGGTTGCGGGTCCTACCGCCGGGTTCGGAGATCAAAACCTGGATCGAAATTCGAGCCGGCAAAGTGATTGTTTAA
- a CDS encoding YqgE/AlgH family protein, translating into MLKSLKGHFLVASRKLNDLNFYRSVVLIVDHNEQGATGLVVNRPSSFSVTNALSKYFDLPKLEDMVFMGGPVEPNGMFALHNAGDLEKAQEPIVPGLFMGSSPEVFEQVIWRISEGDPHLDFRIFFGCAGWAPMQMESEINRMDWLYTRARVEDIFEIDAYDIWDVLLKRAMEERRFLPQEETAHPEWN; encoded by the coding sequence ATGTTGAAATCTTTAAAGGGGCACTTTTTAGTCGCGTCCCGCAAATTAAATGATCTCAATTTTTATCGATCCGTTGTTCTGATTGTGGACCACAATGAGCAGGGGGCTACGGGTCTGGTTGTGAATCGTCCTTCTTCATTTTCGGTGACGAACGCGCTTTCAAAGTATTTTGATCTGCCTAAGCTGGAAGACATGGTCTTTATGGGCGGTCCCGTCGAGCCAAATGGCATGTTTGCCTTACACAATGCAGGCGACCTGGAGAAAGCACAAGAGCCAATCGTTCCCGGCTTATTTATGGGAAGCAGCCCGGAAGTCTTTGAGCAGGTTATCTGGCGGATTTCTGAAGGTGATCCCCATCTGGATTTTCGGATATTTTTTGGTTGTGCAGGCTGGGCACCAATGCAAATGGAATCGGAAATCAACCGAATGGACTGGCTATACACACGCGCCAGGGTTGAAGACATATTTGAAATCGACGCCTATGACATCTGGGATGTGTTACTGAAACGCGCGATGGAGGAACGACGCTTTCTGCCACAAGAGGAAACCGCGCATCCCGAATGGAACTGA
- a CDS encoding zinc-ribbon domain-containing protein yields the protein MKSSKTKIVLLCAILSSLFLSQALMAEESYERFTVRTWTYRDGTKGTGKLITVTGPTVTLKLEGQGTVRVPLEKLSVKDLNWLYEYYKRKKQLSFLPPEYRKPQTAVPESKPQPETPKPADTAPDRKQPEKSMPVKPEAEESYKPFTVREWTLKDGKQHQAKFLSLSLNKALLQKEPVGLLQIPLDQLSQKDLDWVIEYHRRNKMQGLLPKEYQSEKAGNLSGGVPSVKSPSATIKMKHPIKPGENPLKVAQEKAEARMEKQREEMREKVKALAKDADPNVIKADTEIDPTLVAALRDFRVWTDKKGQKSEARFSSINGREVMFVTRNTGFARVHIGTLIEEDLQLLRDALKMHGRMDEIPLVYREDLDPNLSPTKLKQIIRVNNHRKWTDLSGNSVGASYVKMEDGNVTLIITKTGATQEFPYLNFSAEDQEYVQERLRKEIPGNFFPAEAAGVDLSITPQERENEFRIWTDRSKRQIKGKFVRLAYGKSVAVINTGEKEELFITGFFSDQDLSLIKPREKKKTEQLAMNGGGNPGIPGGMNRGFPGRIPGAMTGNSPFSNQNPNRMNENLHFKQRTFSCPLCKKTHKSDSHFFTQCPHCGLKDTDSIYTCENCSRSFKTDSFQGVTAPCPHCNKKTENNQVAANNFSRPRISTTRKNTYTCESCNREFTAEGHGNTAPCPYCNSGFLPYANFWTAIIKLVVVVILLAGGGSYYRYSR from the coding sequence ATGAAATCATCAAAAACAAAAATTGTTCTTCTCTGTGCGATTTTGAGTTCTTTATTTCTCTCTCAGGCATTGATGGCAGAGGAAAGCTATGAACGTTTCACGGTTCGCACCTGGACCTACCGAGATGGTACCAAAGGCACCGGAAAATTAATTACGGTGACCGGTCCGACCGTGACACTCAAACTGGAAGGGCAGGGCACGGTTCGCGTACCGCTTGAGAAATTAAGTGTCAAAGATTTGAATTGGCTCTATGAGTATTACAAGCGTAAAAAACAACTGAGCTTCTTGCCTCCGGAATATCGCAAACCGCAGACTGCAGTTCCTGAATCCAAGCCGCAACCGGAAACTCCCAAGCCAGCAGATACGGCGCCCGACCGGAAACAGCCTGAAAAGAGTATGCCCGTTAAACCGGAGGCGGAAGAGTCTTATAAGCCGTTTACGGTGCGCGAATGGACGTTGAAGGATGGAAAACAACATCAGGCCAAATTTCTTTCGCTCTCCCTGAATAAAGCACTCCTGCAAAAAGAACCAGTGGGATTGTTGCAGATTCCCCTCGATCAACTCAGCCAGAAAGATTTGGATTGGGTGATTGAATATCACCGCAGGAATAAGATGCAGGGACTCTTGCCTAAAGAGTATCAGAGCGAGAAGGCAGGCAATCTCTCGGGCGGGGTGCCATCGGTTAAATCACCGTCTGCAACAATCAAGATGAAACATCCAATCAAGCCCGGTGAAAATCCACTGAAGGTGGCGCAGGAAAAAGCCGAAGCCCGGATGGAAAAGCAACGGGAGGAAATGCGCGAGAAAGTCAAAGCACTTGCGAAGGATGCTGATCCTAATGTAATCAAAGCCGATACTGAGATCGATCCGACTTTGGTTGCCGCCTTGCGTGATTTTCGAGTCTGGACTGATAAAAAAGGCCAGAAATCTGAAGCACGCTTCAGCAGTATCAACGGCCGCGAAGTCATGTTTGTGACGCGAAACACAGGCTTTGCACGCGTGCATATCGGGACCCTGATTGAGGAAGATCTGCAGCTTCTCAGAGATGCGTTAAAAATGCACGGCCGTATGGATGAAATTCCGCTCGTCTATCGTGAAGACCTTGACCCGAATCTCTCACCAACAAAACTGAAACAAATCATCCGCGTGAATAATCATCGCAAGTGGACCGATCTGTCAGGGAATTCTGTTGGCGCCTCCTATGTGAAAATGGAAGACGGCAACGTAACGCTGATTATCACCAAAACCGGCGCGACGCAGGAGTTTCCTTATTTGAATTTTTCTGCAGAAGACCAGGAGTACGTTCAGGAACGTTTGAGGAAAGAAATTCCCGGCAACTTTTTTCCTGCAGAAGCAGCGGGAGTTGATCTCTCTATCACACCCCAAGAGCGTGAAAATGAATTCCGCATCTGGACCGACCGCAGCAAACGTCAAATCAAAGGGAAATTTGTCCGGTTAGCATACGGCAAATCGGTCGCTGTGATCAATACGGGGGAAAAAGAAGAACTGTTCATCACAGGATTCTTCAGTGATCAGGATCTGAGCCTGATCAAACCACGAGAAAAGAAAAAGACAGAACAGCTGGCTATGAATGGCGGAGGCAACCCCGGAATTCCAGGAGGCATGAATCGAGGTTTTCCCGGAAGAATTCCTGGTGCAATGACGGGGAATAGCCCCTTCTCCAATCAGAATCCCAATCGTATGAATGAAAACTTACACTTCAAGCAGCGAACATTTTCCTGTCCGCTGTGTAAAAAGACTCATAAATCCGACTCTCATTTTTTTACGCAGTGCCCGCATTGCGGCCTGAAGGATACCGATTCGATTTACACGTGTGAGAATTGTTCTCGATCCTTCAAGACCGATTCTTTTCAGGGGGTAACTGCACCTTGCCCTCACTGTAATAAAAAAACAGAGAACAATCAGGTTGCAGCAAATAATTTCTCACGACCCCGTATTTCTACAACCCGCAAGAACACATATACTTGCGAGAGTTGCAATCGGGAATTTACGGCGGAAGGCCATGGTAATACCGCGCCCTGTCCTTACTGTAATTCCGGGTTCTTGCCATATGCCAATTTCTGGACAGCAATCATTAAGCTGGTTGTTGTCGTGATACTACTGGCTGGGGGCGGCAGTTATTACAGATACAGCAGATAG
- the thiC gene encoding phosphomethylpyrimidine synthase ThiC, with product MTNSSSAYDKMYSLPPIGGNPSTRPQQTNPGSFANPPQIAPGVKGALTFSSPDTPGMPAVSDKTAWDFMPEGWELKAGFEENYETADAWTPPADFLPVTQLEFARCGTVTPEMERVAEREPHLTAEQIRDEVAAGRMIIPANKVHLGYQLDPMAIGRASKTKVNANMGASPVSSGTDEEIEKLKWAQKWGADTVMDLSTGGDIDGCRQAIIQNSTVPIGTVPIYSMIIARRLEDLDHASILQMLKHQAKQGVDYFTIHAGVLQEHLSLVAQRLIGIVSRGGSLLAKWMLHNKQQNPTYELWDDICDIMREYDVSFSIGDGLRPGGLADGSDRAQLAELCVLGELTERAWKKGVQVMIEGPGHISFDQIEFNMKVQRTLCHGAPFYVLGPLVTDIFPGYDHITSCIGATAAGYHGASMLCYVTPKEHLGLPKKDDVKQGCIAYKIAAHAADVALGIPGTRNRDDELTEARAALNWEKHFELSFDPDTARALHDEDLDVDTDFCAMCGHDWCSVRISKEIQEFMSGKSEDYAWDKAKKTLPLTEEQQEILEKRGVLSPDQIHKLASKVKQEMTGDQDKASCHSDYVAPEEAQQMQTSKELPVLNERP from the coding sequence ATGACGAACTCCTCATCTGCGTATGACAAGATGTACTCACTGCCACCCATCGGTGGAAATCCCTCAACACGTCCCCAGCAGACGAACCCAGGGAGTTTTGCCAATCCGCCGCAGATTGCTCCGGGAGTCAAAGGTGCTTTGACTTTTTCTTCGCCTGACACTCCGGGAATGCCAGCTGTTTCCGATAAAACAGCCTGGGACTTCATGCCGGAAGGCTGGGAACTCAAAGCGGGCTTTGAAGAAAACTACGAAACCGCAGACGCCTGGACGCCGCCAGCCGATTTTCTGCCGGTGACCCAACTGGAATTTGCCCGTTGCGGTACAGTCACACCAGAAATGGAACGGGTCGCCGAACGGGAGCCGCATCTGACGGCCGAACAGATTCGCGATGAAGTTGCTGCCGGCCGAATGATTATTCCGGCGAACAAAGTTCATCTTGGCTATCAACTCGATCCGATGGCCATTGGTCGGGCCTCAAAAACCAAAGTCAACGCAAACATGGGGGCCTCTCCGGTCTCTTCGGGCACGGATGAAGAAATCGAAAAGTTAAAATGGGCCCAGAAGTGGGGTGCTGATACCGTGATGGACCTTTCCACAGGGGGAGACATCGATGGCTGTCGTCAGGCGATCATTCAAAACAGTACAGTTCCCATCGGAACGGTTCCCATTTACTCGATGATCATTGCCCGTCGCCTGGAAGATCTGGATCATGCCAGTATTTTGCAGATGCTGAAACATCAGGCAAAACAGGGGGTCGACTACTTTACGATTCACGCCGGCGTATTGCAGGAGCATTTGTCATTGGTCGCTCAAAGACTCATCGGCATTGTGAGTCGCGGCGGTTCACTGCTGGCAAAATGGATGCTGCACAATAAGCAACAAAACCCAACGTACGAATTGTGGGACGACATTTGCGATATCATGCGGGAATACGATGTCAGTTTTTCGATCGGCGATGGTTTACGTCCCGGCGGACTGGCCGACGGTTCTGACCGTGCTCAACTGGCTGAGTTATGTGTACTGGGTGAATTAACCGAACGTGCCTGGAAAAAAGGCGTGCAGGTCATGATCGAAGGTCCGGGACACATTTCCTTCGACCAGATCGAATTCAACATGAAGGTGCAGCGAACGCTGTGTCATGGTGCTCCGTTTTATGTGCTCGGGCCACTGGTCACAGATATCTTCCCCGGTTACGACCATATTACCAGTTGTATTGGTGCGACAGCAGCCGGCTACCACGGTGCAAGCATGCTGTGTTATGTGACACCAAAAGAGCATTTAGGCTTACCTAAAAAAGACGATGTAAAACAGGGGTGTATCGCCTACAAGATTGCCGCCCATGCCGCCGACGTGGCACTTGGTATTCCGGGGACCCGAAATCGAGACGATGAATTAACGGAAGCCCGTGCTGCACTGAACTGGGAAAAACATTTCGAGTTAAGCTTTGATCCTGATACAGCTCGTGCGTTACACGACGAAGACCTCGACGTCGACACGGACTTCTGTGCGATGTGCGGTCATGACTGGTGCAGCGTGCGGATTTCGAAAGAGATTCAGGAATTCATGTCAGGCAAATCAGAAGACTATGCCTGGGACAAGGCCAAGAAAACGCTGCCATTGACCGAAGAACAGCAGGAAATTCTCGAGAAACGAGGCGTACTCAGCCCGGATCAGATCCATAAGCTGGCATCGAAAGTCAAACAGGAAATGACCGGCGACCAGGACAAAGCATCGTGCCATAGCGATTATGTCGCTCCCGAAGAAGCACAACAGATGCAAACGTCTAAAGAGTTGCCGGTGTTGAATGAACGCCCGTAG
- a CDS encoding adenosine kinase, with protein sequence MQYDVYGVGNALVDIQARVSDATLEKLGFAKGIMTLVDEEVQQKVLGELDGAPISQCAGGSAANTILGVADFGGKAAYAGKVGSDMLGEFDLADMRKLGVTIEVQPAPEGHTGTCVVLITEDAQRTMLTNLGVSATLSMDDLNEEHIKQSEYVYVEGYLFTGETQKQAAYRAIELAKKHDVKVAFTVSDPFLINMFRDEFQQLIEGPIDLLFCNLEEARSLTGSHDAVDCAHIIHKHVPNLALTLGPDGSILMHEGRVIPIEGVDTKAIDTTGAGDMYAAGILYGITNGLNWHQAGHLASHAAARIVSQLGARLQKPFTEEDIKELLS encoded by the coding sequence ATGCAGTACGATGTATATGGCGTTGGAAACGCTCTGGTCGATATTCAGGCACGGGTCTCAGATGCCACACTGGAAAAACTGGGCTTCGCAAAAGGGATCATGACCCTTGTTGATGAAGAAGTACAGCAAAAAGTGCTCGGCGAGCTCGATGGCGCGCCGATTTCGCAATGTGCCGGCGGTTCTGCAGCCAATACGATCCTCGGGGTTGCTGATTTCGGCGGAAAAGCCGCCTATGCCGGCAAAGTGGGCAGTGACATGCTCGGCGAATTCGATCTGGCGGATATGCGAAAACTGGGCGTCACTATCGAAGTGCAACCTGCCCCGGAAGGGCATACCGGGACCTGTGTTGTCCTGATTACCGAAGACGCCCAGCGTACCATGCTGACCAATCTCGGAGTTTCTGCCACGCTGAGTATGGACGATTTAAACGAAGAACATATCAAGCAATCCGAATATGTGTATGTCGAAGGTTACCTGTTTACGGGAGAAACTCAGAAACAGGCTGCCTACCGTGCGATTGAACTTGCCAAAAAACATGATGTCAAAGTCGCTTTCACTGTTTCCGACCCGTTTCTGATCAACATGTTCCGAGACGAATTTCAACAATTGATTGAAGGTCCCATCGATCTGCTCTTCTGTAATCTGGAAGAAGCGCGCAGCCTGACCGGCTCTCACGATGCCGTCGATTGCGCCCACATTATCCACAAACATGTTCCCAATCTGGCACTGACGCTTGGCCCCGATGGTTCTATTTTAATGCACGAAGGCCGCGTCATCCCCATTGAAGGCGTGGATACAAAAGCCATCGATACGACTGGTGCCGGAGATATGTACGCTGCGGGCATCCTGTATGGAATTACCAATGGCTTGAACTGGCATCAAGCGGGGCACCTCGCCTCTCATGCCGCCGCTCGCATCGTTTCGCAATTGGGTGCCCGATTGCAAAAACCTTTCACAGAGGAAGATATCAAGGAACTGCTCAGTTGA
- a CDS encoding NCS2 family permease, which translates to MKHSNYPLFVRRDLDGFFALMIDNLVQLLLIVALCGLCGISADSKLLLQYILPGAALSILFGNIFYAWQAHQLAKRENRSDVCALPYGINTPSLLVYIFFVMVPVYQRTNSPEAAWQMGLLACFGSGIIEFCGAFIADRVRKLTPRAALLSTLAGIAIGFISMTFALKIYQRPLIAMLPAAVVLLTLFSRTKLPFRIPGGLLAIIVGTICAWVLPEVIPNLMEGSAMSTEAIKTAWGQWGWYPPHFAGSALWELLKEPSEWLGYMSVIFPMGLFNVIGSMQNIESAEAAGDSYPAKPAMIANGAGTIVASLLGSCFPTTIYIGHPGWKEMGSRAGYSTLNGIFFLFICLTGTTGVISKIIPLEAGIAIVLWIGMVITAQAFQASPKRHAPAVALGLFPAIAAWGATLMQGTLLVGGGKSLQEILSTNLFTEVNGFLVHGLVVMERGFIFTCMILAAICACLIDGKYRSAAVWSGIAALFAFVGLTNAYEIIGNDIHFRLAFTEKNTDGFTFYATGIGVGYLLFAATFLILGGCKDDPPPPETDEPEPELNSGH; encoded by the coding sequence ATGAAGCACAGCAATTACCCCCTCTTCGTACGACGCGACCTGGACGGTTTTTTCGCTTTGATGATCGATAACCTTGTCCAGCTTCTATTAATTGTGGCGTTGTGTGGCCTGTGTGGGATCTCTGCCGATTCCAAATTGCTGTTGCAATATATTCTTCCCGGAGCCGCGCTTAGTATTCTGTTCGGGAATATTTTTTACGCCTGGCAGGCACATCAACTGGCGAAACGGGAAAACCGGAGCGATGTTTGCGCCCTCCCATATGGCATCAACACGCCCTCACTACTGGTTTACATTTTTTTTGTAATGGTGCCCGTCTACCAACGTACGAATAGTCCGGAAGCTGCCTGGCAAATGGGCTTACTCGCCTGTTTTGGTAGCGGCATCATCGAATTTTGCGGCGCGTTCATCGCAGATCGCGTACGCAAGCTGACCCCGCGGGCGGCTCTGCTCTCTACGCTGGCCGGTATTGCCATCGGCTTTATCTCGATGACGTTCGCACTGAAAATCTATCAGCGACCACTGATTGCCATGCTGCCCGCAGCCGTTGTGCTGCTGACTCTCTTTTCGCGGACCAAACTTCCCTTTCGCATTCCGGGCGGCTTACTGGCAATCATTGTCGGCACCATCTGCGCCTGGGTACTTCCCGAAGTCATTCCAAATCTGATGGAGGGCTCCGCGATGAGTACAGAAGCCATCAAGACCGCCTGGGGACAGTGGGGCTGGTATCCGCCGCACTTTGCAGGGTCCGCGCTCTGGGAATTGCTGAAAGAGCCTAGTGAGTGGCTGGGATATATGTCAGTGATTTTTCCAATGGGTCTGTTTAACGTGATTGGCAGTATGCAGAACATCGAATCGGCTGAAGCCGCCGGCGACAGTTATCCTGCCAAGCCCGCCATGATTGCCAACGGTGCCGGAACCATTGTCGCGTCGCTGCTCGGCAGTTGCTTTCCTACGACAATTTATATCGGACACCCGGGCTGGAAAGAGATGGGTTCGCGGGCCGGTTATTCCACGTTGAATGGCATCTTTTTTCTCTTCATCTGCCTCACCGGAACCACAGGCGTCATCAGCAAGATCATTCCGCTCGAAGCGGGAATCGCAATTGTGCTCTGGATCGGTATGGTGATTACCGCACAGGCATTTCAGGCTTCCCCCAAACGACACGCACCCGCTGTCGCCCTCGGTCTGTTTCCGGCGATTGCCGCCTGGGGAGCAACCCTCATGCAGGGAACATTGCTCGTGGGCGGAGGAAAATCATTGCAGGAAATTCTCTCGACGAATCTGTTTACCGAGGTCAACGGCTTTCTGGTGCATGGTTTGGTGGTGATGGAACGCGGTTTTATCTTCACCTGCATGATCCTTGCTGCCATCTGCGCCTGCCTGATTGACGGCAAATACCGCTCGGCCGCAGTCTGGTCTGGCATTGCAGCTCTGTTCGCTTTTGTCGGACTCACCAACGCCTATGAAATCATCGGCAACGACATTCATTTTCGTTTGGCATTCACGGAAAAAAATACCGACGGCTTCACCTTTTATGCAACAGGAATCGGCGTAGGCTATTTGCTGTTTGCGGCTACTTTTCTGATTCTCGGGGGATGCAAAGACGATCCACCTCCCCCCGAAACCGACGAGCCCGAACCCGAACTGAATTCGGGGCATTGA
- a CDS encoding sigma-70 family RNA polymerase sigma factor has translation MRIIVDLKPEETESFVQLLTAHQSVLYAYIRSLLPDAEAVQDVLQETNLVLWRRSEEFEAGTNFVAWACKVAYFQVLAFYRDNKRDSMVFNVELVSMLAKQNEEKLAGSHDLQRVLSRCLAKLPEQSRRLIQQRYAVGGSVQAIAAEQGRSVGAVSQTLYRIRQLLQECVQKTLANEQGENVS, from the coding sequence TTGAGGATCATCGTCGATTTGAAACCTGAAGAGACTGAAAGCTTTGTTCAACTTTTAACCGCTCACCAGAGCGTACTCTATGCTTACATCCGCTCATTACTGCCTGACGCAGAAGCGGTACAGGATGTGCTACAAGAAACAAATCTGGTGCTCTGGCGTCGTTCTGAAGAATTCGAAGCGGGCACCAATTTTGTGGCCTGGGCATGTAAGGTGGCTTACTTTCAGGTGTTAGCTTTCTATCGCGATAATAAACGAGATTCGATGGTGTTTAATGTAGAACTGGTTTCGATGCTGGCGAAACAAAATGAAGAGAAGCTGGCGGGTTCGCACGACCTGCAGCGAGTGCTTTCCCGTTGTCTTGCCAAACTTCCGGAACAAAGCCGTCGCCTGATACAGCAGCGCTATGCTGTGGGCGGATCGGTGCAGGCGATTGCGGCGGAACAAGGTCGTTCCGTTGGCGCTGTATCGCAAACGCTGTATCGCATACGGCAACTTTTACAAGAGTGCGTCCAAAAAACACTTGCCAATGAGCAGGGAGAAAACGTGTCATGA